The Streptomyces sp. NBC_01689 genome includes a window with the following:
- a CDS encoding glycosyltransferase family 4 protein: protein MSHVSSHSPQGQSPLHTVQVLGGGSAGSSAHVRSLASGLVARGVRVTVCAPSEADRVYGFTGVGARHVPVPRSSDPASVAALRIACADADLVHAHGLHAALRATLALGGRRTPLVVTWHTRAQAEGARAHLLRLLERRVARAAAVVLATSSDLVDRARRRGARDARLSAVAIPAPRTVAEPGDPDRSRHKTRAELGATERPLLMAVGSLDRHRGYGTLLDAARSWRDLDPVPLLVIAGEGPLRTVLQGRVEDEELPVRLLGRRDDVGELLPAADLVLLPSGWESRSVLAQEALRAGVPLVATAVGGIPELVGDAAELVPYEDADALAAAVVRLLGDPARRELLRERGVRQAACWPTEDENVAQVLSVYDELTEARALV, encoded by the coding sequence GTGAGCCACGTGAGCAGCCACTCACCGCAGGGCCAGTCGCCGCTGCACACCGTGCAGGTGCTCGGCGGCGGCAGCGCGGGCAGCAGCGCGCATGTGCGGTCGCTGGCCTCGGGCCTCGTCGCCCGTGGCGTGCGGGTCACCGTCTGCGCCCCGTCCGAGGCCGACCGGGTGTACGGGTTCACCGGTGTGGGCGCCCGGCACGTCCCGGTGCCGCGCAGCAGTGACCCCGCCTCCGTGGCCGCGCTGCGGATCGCCTGCGCGGACGCCGACCTCGTGCACGCGCACGGGCTGCACGCCGCGCTGCGGGCCACGCTCGCGCTCGGCGGACGGCGCACTCCGCTCGTCGTCACCTGGCACACCCGCGCGCAGGCCGAGGGCGCGCGTGCCCATCTGCTGCGGCTGCTGGAGCGGCGCGTGGCCAGGGCGGCCGCGGTCGTCCTCGCCACCTCCTCGGACCTGGTGGACCGGGCCCGCCGCCGCGGCGCGCGGGACGCCCGGCTGTCGGCCGTCGCGATCCCGGCGCCCCGCACGGTCGCCGAGCCCGGGGACCCCGACCGGTCACGCCACAAGACGCGAGCCGAACTCGGCGCCACCGAGCGCCCGTTGCTGATGGCGGTCGGCTCCCTCGACCGGCACCGCGGATACGGCACCCTGCTGGACGCGGCGCGCTCCTGGCGGGACCTCGACCCCGTGCCGCTCCTCGTGATCGCCGGTGAGGGGCCGCTGCGTACGGTCCTCCAGGGACGGGTCGAGGACGAGGAACTGCCGGTGCGGCTGCTCGGCCGGCGCGACGACGTCGGCGAGTTGCTGCCCGCCGCCGATCTCGTGCTGCTGCCGAGCGGCTGGGAGTCCCGTTCCGTCCTCGCCCAGGAGGCCCTGCGCGCGGGCGTGCCACTGGTCGCGACCGCGGTCGGCGGCATCCCCGAACTGGTAGGCGACGCCGCCGAGCTGGTCCCGTACGAGGACGCCGACGCGCTCGCCGCGGCCGTGGTGCGCCTGCTCGGTGATCCGGCGCGCCGGGAACTGCTCCGCGAGAGGGGAGTGCGACAGGCCGCCTGCTGGCCGACCGAGGACGAGAACGTGGCCCAAGTGCTCAGCGTCTACGACGAGTTGACCGAGGCCAGAGCACTCGTCTGA
- a CDS encoding PucR family transcriptional regulator, translating to MDSRTDSSFDTQGAGITVQRALELPGLRSGLPEILAGADRLQRTVRWVHAGEVPNIASLLKGGELLLTTGYGLGTRPADQRAFVRTLAERGIAALVVELGPRFARLPAALVETARSAGLPLVQLHREVPFVTVTEEIHTEIVNGHYALLQQAEEVHRRCTEALLGGGGVPQVLRILADFSGNPVFLETADGQLLYAAGSGSAAADPLQVWEGLRGQHKEQPPAGTTLVDVPGGGPGSGAVRARLVLLPAGTPIAPVHRIAAERAAGVLAVVLMQARQEEELAARGRGDFLTDLAEGRIQAEDAPAQARVLGFKPGRSPLLPVVMRLADGLPPGGGWAVLARAVAEELASVGVPVLLGVRPVEGRVPLLLGLRAESERPAVADRVAQALRAGVERAGMQRPGALPPVVVVGVAGGWAAASAGLRHAAETATAAQGLSDRPWYDARRLDIDLLLWRLRDHPDLAAFVDRAIGPLRDHDDRSRPPLLPTLETYLAHAGRKAETARELHLNRQTLYNRLARIGELLGTDLDDPQTVLALSLALRARRHVP from the coding sequence ATGGACAGCCGTACCGACAGCAGCTTCGACACCCAGGGCGCCGGGATCACCGTGCAGCGGGCGCTGGAGCTGCCCGGACTGCGCAGCGGGCTGCCCGAGATCCTCGCCGGAGCCGACCGGCTGCAGCGCACCGTGCGCTGGGTGCACGCGGGCGAGGTCCCGAACATCGCCTCGCTGCTCAAGGGCGGCGAACTGCTCCTGACCACCGGTTACGGCCTCGGCACCCGCCCGGCCGACCAGCGCGCCTTCGTCCGGACGCTGGCCGAGCGCGGCATCGCGGCGCTCGTCGTGGAACTCGGCCCGCGTTTCGCCCGGCTGCCCGCCGCCCTCGTCGAGACGGCCCGCTCGGCCGGTCTCCCCCTCGTCCAGCTGCACCGCGAGGTGCCCTTCGTGACGGTGACGGAGGAGATCCACACCGAGATCGTCAACGGCCACTACGCGCTGCTCCAGCAGGCCGAGGAGGTGCACCGGCGCTGCACCGAGGCGCTTCTCGGCGGCGGCGGAGTCCCCCAGGTCCTGCGCATCCTGGCGGACTTCAGCGGCAACCCGGTGTTCCTGGAGACCGCGGACGGACAGCTCCTGTACGCCGCCGGGTCGGGCTCCGCGGCCGCCGACCCCCTCCAGGTGTGGGAGGGGCTGCGCGGCCAGCACAAGGAACAGCCGCCCGCCGGTACGACGCTGGTGGACGTGCCGGGCGGCGGCCCCGGTTCCGGTGCGGTCCGGGCGCGGCTGGTCCTGCTGCCGGCCGGTACCCCGATCGCGCCCGTGCACCGGATCGCGGCGGAGCGGGCCGCGGGTGTCCTGGCCGTCGTCCTGATGCAGGCCCGCCAGGAGGAGGAGCTCGCCGCGCGCGGCCGGGGGGACTTCCTGACCGACCTCGCGGAGGGCCGCATCCAGGCGGAGGACGCCCCCGCCCAGGCCCGGGTGCTCGGGTTCAAGCCGGGCAGGAGCCCGCTCCTGCCCGTCGTGATGCGGCTCGCCGACGGCCTGCCCCCCGGCGGCGGGTGGGCGGTCCTGGCCCGGGCCGTCGCGGAGGAACTGGCCTCGGTGGGGGTACCGGTCCTGCTCGGCGTACGCCCCGTCGAGGGCCGGGTCCCGCTCCTGCTCGGCCTGCGGGCGGAGTCCGAGCGGCCGGCGGTCGCGGACCGGGTGGCACAGGCGCTGCGGGCGGGTGTGGAGCGCGCCGGGATGCAGCGGCCCGGCGCGCTGCCCCCGGTGGTGGTGGTCGGCGTCGCGGGCGGCTGGGCGGCGGCCTCGGCGGGCCTGCGGCACGCGGCGGAGACCGCGACGGCCGCGCAGGGTCTGTCGGACCGCCCGTGGTACGACGCCCGCCGCCTCGACATCGACCTCCTCCTGTGGCGCCTGCGCGACCACCCGGACCTGGCGGCCTTCGTGGACCGCGCCATCGGCCCCCTCCGCGACCACGACGACCGCTCCAGACCTCCGCTACTGCCCACCCTGGAGACGTATCTGGCCCACGCGGGCCGCAAGGCGGAGACCGCCCGCGAGCTGCACCTCAACCGCCAGACCCTGTACAACCGCCTCGCCCGGATCGGGGAGTTGCTGGGCACGGACCTGGACGACCCGCAGACGGTCCTGGCGTTGAGCCTGGCCCTGCGGGCGCGCAGGCACGTCCCCTGA
- a CDS encoding glycoside hydrolase family 15 protein, producing MAGRIEDYALIGDMQTAALVCRDGTVDWLCLPRFDSHAIFAGLLGTEEHGFWRLGPAHAADAEPPTAARRSYRGDSLILESEWDTPRGTVRVTDFMPPRDGAPQLIRIVEGVTGRVPMRSALRMRFSYGRVVPWVHKHEGRTVAVAGPDSVWFDTPCETYGKALTTYADFTVAPGDRIAFTISWEPSHKQPPALPEPEQSLEATEEFWRDWVDQCTYHGPYREAVVRSLITLKALTYAPTGGIVAAPTTSLPEEIGGVRNWDYRYTWLRDAAITLSSLLRTGYREEARAWREWLLRAVAGDPENLQIMYGIAGERELGEAELDWLPGYENSGPVRVGNGAAHQLQLDVYGEVTEALHLAHMTGLSRNDYASLLQLKLIRYLEDHWDQPDEGIWEVRGPRRHFVHSKVMAWVAVDRTIKLIESGDADGPLEKWRELRDDIHRDVCEKGYDKERNTFTQSYGSRELDASLLLIPQMGFLPPDDKRVIGTIEAIQRELSTSDGFILRYPTSGEDAGVDGLEGDEGAFLACSFWMADDLAMIGRVDEARKLFERLLALRNDLGLLAEEWDPRLQRQVGNFPQAFSHVPLIDTALRLTASGAYGG from the coding sequence GTGGCCGGGCGCATCGAGGACTACGCACTCATCGGAGACATGCAGACCGCAGCGCTGGTCTGCCGGGACGGCACAGTGGACTGGCTGTGCCTGCCCCGCTTCGACTCCCATGCCATCTTCGCGGGACTGCTCGGCACGGAGGAACACGGATTCTGGCGGCTCGGCCCGGCCCACGCGGCCGACGCGGAACCGCCGACGGCGGCGCGCCGCTCGTACCGCGGCGACTCGCTGATCCTCGAATCCGAGTGGGACACCCCTCGTGGCACGGTCCGCGTGACCGATTTCATGCCGCCCCGTGACGGCGCCCCGCAGCTCATCCGCATCGTGGAAGGCGTCACGGGCCGCGTCCCGATGCGCTCCGCGCTGCGCATGCGGTTCAGCTACGGACGGGTGGTGCCCTGGGTGCACAAGCACGAGGGACGCACGGTCGCCGTCGCCGGACCGGACTCGGTGTGGTTCGACACCCCGTGCGAGACCTACGGCAAGGCGCTGACCACGTACGCGGACTTCACGGTGGCACCGGGTGACCGGATCGCCTTCACCATCTCGTGGGAGCCCTCGCACAAGCAGCCCCCCGCGCTGCCCGAGCCCGAGCAGTCCCTGGAGGCCACGGAGGAGTTCTGGCGCGACTGGGTCGACCAGTGCACCTATCACGGCCCCTACCGCGAGGCCGTGGTCCGCTCGCTGATCACCCTCAAGGCCCTGACGTACGCGCCCACCGGCGGGATCGTCGCGGCGCCCACCACCTCCCTGCCGGAGGAGATCGGCGGCGTACGCAACTGGGACTACCGCTACACCTGGCTGCGCGACGCCGCGATCACCCTCTCCTCCCTGCTGCGCACCGGCTACCGCGAGGAGGCCCGGGCCTGGCGCGAATGGCTGCTGCGCGCGGTCGCGGGCGACCCCGAGAACCTCCAGATCATGTACGGCATCGCGGGCGAACGGGAGTTGGGCGAGGCCGAACTCGACTGGCTTCCCGGGTACGAGAATTCGGGACCGGTCCGGGTCGGCAACGGCGCCGCGCACCAGCTCCAGCTGGACGTGTACGGCGAGGTCACCGAGGCCCTGCATCTGGCCCACATGACGGGCCTGTCCCGCAACGACTACGCCTCGCTGCTCCAGTTGAAGCTGATCCGCTATCTGGAGGACCACTGGGACCAGCCCGACGAGGGCATCTGGGAGGTCCGCGGTCCGCGCCGGCACTTCGTGCACTCGAAGGTGATGGCCTGGGTCGCCGTCGACCGCACCATCAAGCTCATCGAGTCGGGCGACGCGGACGGTCCGCTGGAGAAATGGCGCGAACTGCGCGACGACATCCACCGGGACGTCTGCGAGAAGGGCTACGACAAGGAACGCAACACGTTCACGCAGTCGTACGGCTCCCGGGAGCTGGACGCCTCGCTGCTCCTCATCCCGCAGATGGGCTTCCTGCCGCCCGACGACAAGCGTGTCATCGGCACCATCGAGGCGATCCAGCGCGAGCTGTCCACCTCCGACGGCTTCATCCTGCGCTACCCGACCTCCGGCGAGGACGCGGGCGTGGACGGGCTGGAGGGCGACGAGGGAGCCTTCCTCGCCTGCTCGTTCTGGATGGCGGACGACCTGGCGATGATCGGCCGGGTCGACGAGGCCCGCAAGCTCTTCGAACGGCTGCTGGCGCTCCGCAACGACCTCGGCCTGCTGGCCGAGGAGTGGGACCCGCGCCTGCAGCGCCAGGTGGGCAACTTCCCCCAGGCCTTCAGCCACGTGCCCCTGATCGACACGGCACTGCGGCTGACGGCGAGCGGGGCGTACGGGGGCTAG
- a CDS encoding CTP synthase: protein MPPAAFRSSTATTTKHIFVTGGVASSLGKGLTASSLGALLKARGLRVTMQKLDPYLNVDPGTMNPFQHGEVFVTNDGAETDLDIGHYERFLDVDLDGSANVTTGQVYSTVIAKERRGEYLGDTVQVIPHITNEIKHRIRRMATDDVDVVITEVGGTVGDIESLPFLETVRQVRHEVGRDNVFVVHISLLPYIGPSGELKTKPTQHSVAALRNIGIQPDAIVLRADREVPTAIKRKISLMCDVDEAAVVAAIDAKSIYDIPKVLHTEGLDAYVVRKLDLPFRDVDWTTWDDLLDRVHNPEHEINMALVGKYIDLPDAYLSVTEALRAGGFANKARVKIKWVTSDDCRTPAGAAKQLGDVDAICIPGGFGDRGVSGKVGAIQYARENRIPLLGLCLGLQCIVIEAARNLAGIPDANSTEFDSATAHPVISTMAEQLDIVAGEGDMGGTMRLGMYPAKLAEGSIAREVYDGKEYVEERHRHRYEVNNAYRGELEQKAGLQFSGTSPDGKLVEYVEYPREVHPYLVATQAHPELRSRPTRPHPLFAGLVKAAVQRKTGK, encoded by the coding sequence ATGCCGCCCGCTGCTTTCCGAAGCAGCACTGCCACGACGACCAAGCACATCTTCGTCACCGGGGGTGTCGCCTCCTCCCTCGGCAAGGGTCTGACCGCCTCCAGCCTGGGCGCACTGCTCAAGGCGCGCGGGCTGCGGGTCACCATGCAGAAGCTCGACCCGTATCTGAACGTCGACCCCGGCACCATGAACCCGTTTCAACACGGTGAGGTGTTCGTCACCAACGACGGTGCCGAGACCGACCTGGACATCGGACACTACGAGCGCTTCCTCGACGTCGACTTGGACGGCTCCGCCAATGTCACTACAGGACAGGTGTACTCGACGGTCATCGCCAAGGAGCGGCGCGGCGAGTACCTGGGTGACACGGTGCAGGTCATCCCGCACATCACCAACGAGATCAAGCACCGCATCCGGCGGATGGCCACGGACGACGTCGACGTCGTGATCACGGAGGTCGGCGGCACGGTCGGCGACATCGAGTCGCTGCCGTTCCTGGAGACCGTCCGCCAGGTCCGCCACGAGGTCGGCCGCGACAACGTGTTCGTCGTGCACATCTCGCTGCTCCCGTACATCGGGCCGTCCGGCGAGCTGAAGACGAAGCCGACCCAGCACTCGGTCGCGGCGCTGCGCAACATCGGTATCCAGCCGGACGCGATCGTGCTGCGCGCCGACCGCGAGGTGCCGACCGCGATCAAGCGGAAGATCTCGCTGATGTGCGACGTCGACGAGGCGGCCGTGGTCGCGGCCATCGACGCCAAGTCGATCTACGACATCCCGAAGGTCCTGCACACCGAGGGTCTGGACGCGTACGTCGTCCGCAAGCTGGACCTGCCGTTCCGCGACGTGGACTGGACGACCTGGGACGACCTGCTGGACCGGGTGCACAACCCCGAGCACGAGATCAACATGGCGCTGGTCGGCAAGTACATCGACCTGCCCGACGCCTACCTCTCGGTCACCGAGGCGCTCCGCGCGGGCGGCTTCGCCAACAAGGCCCGCGTGAAGATCAAGTGGGTCACCTCGGACGACTGCAGGACCCCGGCGGGCGCCGCGAAGCAGCTCGGTGACGTCGACGCGATCTGCATCCCCGGCGGCTTCGGCGACCGCGGTGTGTCGGGCAAGGTCGGCGCGATCCAGTACGCCCGCGAGAACCGGATCCCGCTGCTGGGCCTCTGCCTCGGCCTGCAGTGCATCGTGATCGAGGCCGCGCGCAACCTGGCCGGCATCCCGGACGCCAACTCCACCGAGTTCGACTCCGCCACCGCCCACCCGGTCATCTCCACCATGGCCGAGCAGCTCGACATCGTGGCCGGCGAGGGCGACATGGGCGGCACGATGCGCCTCGGCATGTACCCGGCCAAGCTCGCCGAGGGTTCCATCGCGCGCGAGGTGTACGACGGCAAGGAGTACGTCGAGGAGCGCCACCGGCACCGCTACGAGGTGAACAACGCCTACCGCGGCGAGCTGGAGCAGAAGGCCGGACTGCAGTTCTCCGGCACCTCCCCGGACGGCAAGCTGGTGGAGTACGTGGAGTACCCCCGCGAGGTGCACCCCTACCTGGTCGCGACCCAGGCGCACCCCGAGCTGCGCTCCCGTCCGACCCGCCCGCACCCGCTCTTCGCCGGACTGGTGAAGGCCGCGGTGCAGCGCAAGACGGGCAAGTAA
- a CDS encoding NUDIX domain-containing protein, with translation MTIKDTAEEWEVRATAAPFVGNKTSVRTDDVVMPDGSVARRDYQVHPGSVAVVALDDQDRVVVLRQYRHPVRQKLWEIPAGLLDVPGENPLHAAQRELYEEAHVKAETWRVLTDLYTTPGGSSEAVRVFLARDLSEAEGDRFEVEDEEADMELARVPVDELARGVLGGALHNSCLVVGVLSLLAARAGDGLDALRPAEAPWPARPFEA, from the coding sequence ATGACGATCAAGGACACCGCCGAGGAGTGGGAGGTCAGGGCCACCGCGGCCCCCTTCGTCGGCAACAAGACCTCCGTCCGTACCGACGACGTGGTCATGCCCGACGGGTCGGTCGCCCGGCGGGACTACCAGGTCCACCCCGGCTCCGTGGCCGTCGTGGCCCTCGACGACCAGGACCGGGTCGTGGTGCTGCGCCAGTACCGGCACCCCGTGCGCCAGAAGCTCTGGGAGATCCCGGCCGGCCTGCTCGACGTGCCCGGTGAGAACCCGCTGCACGCCGCGCAGCGCGAGCTGTACGAGGAGGCGCACGTCAAGGCCGAGACCTGGCGGGTGCTCACCGACCTCTACACCACCCCCGGCGGCAGTTCCGAGGCCGTACGCGTCTTCCTCGCGCGTGATCTCTCCGAGGCGGAGGGGGACCGCTTCGAGGTCGAGGACGAGGAGGCCGACATGGAGCTGGCCCGGGTCCCCGTCGACGAGCTCGCCCGGGGTGTCCTCGGCGGCGCACTGCACAACAGCTGCCTGGTGGTCGGCGTCCTCTCGCTGCTCGCCGCGCGCGCCGGGGACGGACTCGACGCGCTGCGTCCGGCCGAGGCTCCCTGGCCGGCGCGCCCGTTCGAGGCCTGA
- a CDS encoding tetratricopeptide repeat protein, giving the protein MTDQAVDTDGAKASSEGRRPAAGSAPTKGQFLGRTRELKELRADIERAGLDTIAGRKAPRARVLLIAGRPGSGRSALAGELVRQVAESYPDGVLRARLAEPDGTPVPTERTARELLTALELPAPPGADADDLSAAVRDALATRRALLLLDDATDAEQVDVLLPDTPECLVVAVSGGPLTGIADVRPCTLGGLDTKSALELLERFAGSVRITVDPLAAEGLVEECAGQPAALVLAGGWLAARPTAAVADLAKQLRADGEEGSPSARIFRLTYAGLSATAARTLRLLSLAPAGLADPHTASALAGCSVDAAREALDDFAALGLLRTLDSPLPQYEVPGFLLPLLRALTESEDRPAELQLARARMLERTVRLLASCRAITETDSSPAREKLAGMPRALRFPNPRAAEDWLRVRQPALLAAARLAVADGELDTLARRLMAALVRALVVHFGTRAAAPELYGIHRLVLDVAERRGLPRERAAALLNLADLDERTGRTAAALTRYRAALDAAREANDPYATGRAMESVGGAHLELGDYDRAADWYGRALAQRLARDERPDAARLYGRIATAHTYAGRYGEALRNWRAAATGHRRNGDVASQARALSELARVQEYAGRPEESLRTCQEAVEWARRAEDLRLQAALQLRLADTLDRLGDPAAARLHRGAAGRMLGDELPESAMDMEQDANACEIRSTSAED; this is encoded by the coding sequence GTGACAGATCAGGCGGTGGACACGGATGGCGCGAAAGCGTCGTCGGAAGGGCGGCGTCCGGCTGCCGGGTCCGCTCCTACCAAGGGTCAGTTCCTCGGCCGTACAAGAGAGTTGAAGGAACTCCGGGCCGACATCGAACGGGCCGGACTGGACACCATCGCCGGCCGCAAGGCGCCGCGCGCACGGGTGCTGCTCATCGCCGGGAGGCCCGGCTCGGGCCGCTCCGCCCTCGCCGGGGAACTCGTCCGGCAGGTCGCCGAGAGTTACCCGGACGGAGTGCTGCGGGCCCGGCTCGCCGAACCCGACGGCACCCCGGTACCCACCGAGCGCACCGCGCGAGAGCTCCTCACGGCCCTGGAACTGCCCGCGCCGCCCGGGGCCGACGCCGACGATCTGAGCGCGGCGGTGCGCGACGCCCTCGCCACCCGTCGCGCCCTGCTCCTGCTCGACGACGCGACCGACGCCGAGCAGGTCGACGTCCTGCTGCCCGACACCCCCGAATGCCTGGTGGTGGCCGTCTCCGGGGGGCCTCTGACCGGCATCGCGGACGTCCGCCCCTGCACCCTCGGCGGACTCGACACCAAGTCCGCGCTGGAACTCCTGGAGCGGTTCGCGGGTTCGGTGCGCATCACGGTCGACCCCCTCGCCGCCGAGGGACTCGTCGAGGAGTGCGCGGGCCAGCCCGCCGCCCTCGTGCTGGCGGGCGGCTGGCTCGCGGCCCGCCCCACCGCGGCCGTCGCCGACCTCGCCAAGCAACTGCGCGCGGACGGTGAGGAGGGCTCGCCGTCCGCCAGGATCTTCCGGCTCACCTACGCAGGGCTCTCCGCCACCGCCGCGCGGACCCTGCGCCTGCTCTCGCTCGCGCCGGCCGGACTCGCCGACCCGCACACCGCCTCCGCGCTCGCCGGCTGCTCGGTCGACGCCGCCCGTGAGGCACTGGACGACTTCGCCGCGCTCGGGCTGCTGCGGACGCTCGATTCGCCGCTGCCGCAGTACGAGGTCCCCGGCTTCCTGCTGCCGCTGCTGCGCGCCCTCACCGAGAGCGAGGACCGCCCGGCCGAGCTGCAGCTGGCCCGCGCCCGGATGCTGGAGCGGACCGTGCGGCTGCTGGCGTCCTGCCGCGCGATCACGGAGACCGACAGCTCTCCGGCGCGCGAGAAGCTCGCCGGGATGCCCCGCGCGCTGCGCTTCCCGAACCCCCGGGCCGCCGAGGACTGGCTGCGCGTCCGGCAGCCCGCGCTGCTGGCCGCCGCCCGGCTCGCCGTCGCCGATGGTGAGCTGGACACGCTGGCCCGCCGTCTGATGGCCGCCCTGGTGCGGGCGCTGGTCGTCCACTTCGGCACCCGGGCGGCGGCACCCGAGCTGTACGGCATCCACCGGCTGGTCCTCGACGTCGCCGAGCGGCGCGGGCTGCCCCGGGAGCGGGCCGCGGCCCTGCTGAACCTGGCCGACCTGGACGAACGCACCGGCCGTACGGCGGCGGCCCTGACCCGCTACCGGGCCGCGCTCGACGCGGCCCGCGAGGCGAACGACCCCTACGCGACCGGCCGGGCGATGGAATCCGTAGGCGGCGCCCACCTGGAGCTCGGGGACTACGACCGGGCCGCGGACTGGTACGGCCGGGCGCTCGCCCAGCGACTGGCCCGCGACGAGCGGCCGGACGCGGCCCGGCTCTACGGCCGGATCGCCACCGCGCACACCTACGCGGGCCGTTACGGCGAGGCGCTGCGCAACTGGCGCGCCGCCGCCACCGGACACCGCAGGAACGGCGATGTGGCCTCCCAGGCGCGGGCGTTGAGCGAGCTGGCACGGGTGCAGGAGTACGCGGGCCGGCCGGAGGAGTCGCTGCGCACCTGCCAGGAGGCCGTCGAGTGGGCCCGCCGCGCCGAGGACCTTCGGTTGCAGGCCGCGCTGCAGCTGCGGCTGGCCGACACCCTGGACCGGCTCGGCGACCCCGCCGCGGCCCGGCTGCACCGCGGAGCGGCCGGGCGCATGCTGGGTGATGAGCTGCCGGAGAGCGCGATGGACATGGAACAGGACGCTAACGCCTGCGAAATCCGTAGTACATCCGCAGAAGATTGA
- the ald gene encoding alanine dehydrogenase, with the protein MIDVKVGIPREVKNNEFRVAITPAGVHELVRHGHQVFVEQSAGVGSSITDDEYVSAGAQILPTADEVWATADLLLKVKEPIAEEYHRLRKDQTLFTYLHLAASKECTDALLESGTTAIAYETVELPSRALPLLAPMSEVAGRLAPQVGAYQLMRANGGRGVLPGGVPGVLPAKAVVIGGGVSGWNAAQIAIGMGFQVTLLDRDINKLKEADKIFGTKIQTVVSNAFELEKACLEADLVIGAVLIPGAKAPKLVTNELVSRMKPGSVLVDIAIDQGGCFEDSRPTTHAEPTFPVHNSVFYCVANMPGAVPNTSTYALTNATLPYIVELANRGWAEALRRDHALARGLNTHEGKVVYREVAEAHGLEHVTLESLLD; encoded by the coding sequence GTGATCGACGTGAAGGTCGGTATCCCCCGCGAGGTCAAGAACAACGAGTTCCGGGTGGCCATCACCCCCGCAGGCGTCCACGAGCTCGTGCGCCACGGCCACCAGGTCTTCGTCGAGCAGAGCGCCGGTGTCGGCTCCTCGATCACGGACGACGAGTACGTCTCCGCCGGTGCGCAGATCCTCCCCACCGCCGACGAGGTGTGGGCCACCGCCGACCTGCTGCTGAAGGTCAAGGAGCCCATCGCCGAGGAGTACCACCGCCTCCGCAAGGACCAGACGCTCTTCACCTACCTCCACCTGGCCGCCTCCAAGGAGTGCACGGACGCCCTCCTGGAGTCCGGCACCACGGCCATCGCGTACGAGACGGTCGAGCTGCCCAGCCGCGCCCTGCCGCTGCTCGCGCCGATGTCCGAGGTCGCGGGCCGGCTCGCCCCGCAGGTCGGCGCCTACCAGCTGATGCGCGCCAACGGCGGCCGCGGCGTGCTGCCGGGCGGCGTCCCGGGCGTGCTGCCCGCCAAGGCCGTCGTCATCGGCGGCGGTGTCTCCGGCTGGAACGCCGCGCAGATCGCCATCGGCATGGGCTTCCAGGTGACGCTGCTCGACCGCGACATCAACAAGCTCAAGGAGGCGGACAAGATCTTCGGCACGAAGATCCAGACCGTCGTCTCCAACGCCTTCGAGCTGGAGAAGGCCTGTCTCGAGGCCGACCTCGTCATCGGTGCCGTCCTCATCCCGGGTGCCAAGGCTCCGAAGCTGGTCACCAACGAGCTGGTGTCGCGGATGAAGCCGGGAAGTGTCCTTGTCGACATCGCGATCGACCAGGGCGGCTGCTTCGAGGACTCGCGCCCGACCACGCACGCCGAGCCGACCTTCCCGGTCCACAACTCGGTCTTCTACTGCGTCGCCAACATGCCCGGCGCCGTGCCGAACACCTCCACCTACGCGCTGACCAACGCGACGCTGCCGTACATCGTGGAGCTCGCCAACCGCGGCTGGGCCGAGGCGCTGCGCCGCGACCACGCACTCGCCCGGGGCCTCAACACGCATGAGGGCAAGGTCGTTTACCGCGAGGTCGCCGAGGCGCACGGCCTGGAGCACGTGACCCTGGAGTCCCTGCTCGACTGA